One region of Panulirus ornatus isolate Po-2019 chromosome 42, ASM3632096v1, whole genome shotgun sequence genomic DNA includes:
- the LOC139761934 gene encoding uncharacterized protein KIAA1143 homolog, with translation MAGWTGKRVNVTFSKPEEPAFLKRFKERVGYKEDHGLSEKYAVMPAATDEDLADQDDELPQVVSLRPGDLTQEEYNTLREDGKLDDLLHGISEEVQGPREKDEEPPTDGKIMFRKPTKRIGEDKEGKTDPKKLKGDEGAEKSEKKSKKEKKKDLLKKKLLSFNEDEEDEEY, from the exons ATGGCAGGCTGGACTGGTAAACGAGTCAATGTTACCTTCTCTAAGCCGGAGGAACCAGCTTTTCTGAAGAGGTTCAAGGAACGGGTGGGTTACAAGGAAGACCATGGACTCTCAGAGAAG TATGCAGTAATGCCTGCTGCAACAGATGAAGACTTAGCTGACCAGGATGATGAGTTGCCAcag GTAGTGAGTTTACGGCCAGGTGACTTGACACAAGAAGAGTATAACACACTTCGTGAAGATGGGAAGTTGGATGACCTTCTACATGGCATAAGTGAGGAAGTTCAAGGTCCCAGAGAGAAAGATGAAG AACCTCCAACGGATGGAAAAATCATGTTTCGCAAGCCAACAAAACGTATTGGAgaagacaaggaaggaaaaaCAGATCCAAAGAAGTTAAAGGGTGATGAGGGAGCAGAGAAATCTGAGAAgaaatctaaaaaagaaaagaagaaagatttacTGAAAAAGAAGCTTTTATCTTttaatgaagatgaggaagatgaagaatattaa